One genomic segment of Thermoanaerobaculia bacterium includes these proteins:
- a CDS encoding IPTL-CTERM sorting domain-containing protein: MKTLMQQSAIVALAAAGLAVSAAQADPGARTPQWTWTEATPIVEAAPPLPPTSIFPVQLVLDDDTADGSFGVATQTARQFLWFNRFSPPAGFHLEEVWVLFPSGSNMAAGGAVQIAIYEDPDGDPSNGATLVQSFDTTIQVADGNTFSIYPLPASVLIPGGSELFVGVVPRFIVSGVTSPTTPAALDTTTSQARSWLAVWSADPPDPPALLPLPDQSYVLVDAFVPGGGNWMIRAFGSEQGITEIPTLGEWGLAALALALLAAGVVLLRRRCRCGVGAALALALLALAAPAGAVTIDDFNVNMPALLSAPPQQSSNTANAAILGGNRGVVLDNLSGSGPTTVNVTGGNLVFTVTATTPDSRGEARLSWDADTNPLVLSTGGFNPGVDLTAGNTSGFQIGFTSSTVAAEIEITVHDDNVVANSSRAVRRVAVGGAQLVRIPFSEFRTSGSAPANFADVRAVELTIRAGEGTFSINEFITSPPALAATKVDQQVLDVDGDTRVDPGDRVRYTVTVTNTGNEALAVDLSDTVDANTTLVAASVSSTPVAHNDQYGWFGNVTFATDGSATKPDLLDNDQDADGDTLTVQSGTFPATTAQGGTLTLISAATGEFTYSPPAGFAGVDSFNYTILDDNGNTSTASANITLDGVIWFVDDSNTTPPHLGTLADPFQTLASVNSGSDPDQPGDTIFVFDDDGTAYAGGLVLEADQTLLGEAAGLILDGTTIVPVGGRPQITNAAGVGLSLSTNNTLGGFDIQNTSGAGIFGSAFGTLTATNVNVLTTGGATLDLTTGALSSVVFGTLSSTGAGGQRGLNLATLTGSLTATTTSLTNPTTDGILVSGSAGASFSFGATTVTDNAIGSGATADGIDIATGNAGSTFNFASLAVTSDAGAGLRASSSGTINLSGTGNSIVSTGGAAVDVTSTSFGSGVTFATLTSTNSTGKGVNLDTVTGSFTANGGSISGATVGCFDVNAGSGNITYTGNITCPVGRIVDITARTGGTIALSGNLSATGSGSGINVASNSGGTVNFSGTSKSLGTTTGAAVTLATNTGATINFTGGGLAITTTSGSGFNATGGATAITVQGAGNTIASTTGTPLNVANSAIGASGLTFQSIAANGAASGISLNTTGSSGGLTVTGTGTTDGSGGTIQNTSGRGAAFISTAAISLSNMNFTSAGTSDLDADNSGLSTGDNLATNAAIHLQTVTGATLTNLNITGGAEQGINGNAVSNFALSNSSIVDVGNGPDEDGIHFFNMSGTSSITNNTFTCTVATHNTTGGDDHINLQMQSGTLNLTISGGSANNANKGSGYLMGIRGTASATVTVDGVTSDNNFSGGIVIDTFDTATSVIEIKNSSSINNNDAISLSSNNGNTKFDIHDNVSFAGTDFVRINILKAAFSTTGTLEGKIRNNPIVVTDGQAADGIIVAQRGDGTLTVSITNNTFTYRGTQRPINILGGQDGSGQLNATVTGNSIDMQLDGTGNAVTGIFAQTAVASPSGDNTNMCADIGGAGGLRNVFTHSMGGNMVAGEIRVRQRFVTTVTLPGYGGANNDDAAVVTYLAGRNTLVNVPSATATNEVGVTVGAGGFVNAASCPQPVFP, encoded by the coding sequence ATGAAGACCTTGATGCAGCAAAGCGCGATCGTCGCCCTGGCGGCGGCTGGACTTGCCGTCTCCGCAGCACAGGCGGATCCTGGAGCCCGGACTCCGCAGTGGACGTGGACGGAGGCGACCCCGATCGTCGAGGCCGCGCCACCGCTCCCGCCGACCTCGATCTTCCCGGTGCAACTGGTGCTGGACGACGACACCGCTGACGGTTCGTTCGGCGTCGCCACCCAGACTGCACGCCAGTTCCTATGGTTCAATCGCTTCTCTCCCCCTGCCGGCTTCCACCTCGAGGAGGTCTGGGTCCTCTTCCCGTCAGGGAGCAACATGGCGGCCGGTGGCGCCGTTCAGATCGCGATCTACGAGGATCCCGACGGCGATCCGTCGAACGGCGCGACGCTCGTCCAGAGCTTCGACACCACGATCCAGGTGGCCGACGGCAACACCTTTTCGATCTATCCCCTGCCCGCCTCGGTCTTGATCCCCGGCGGCAGCGAGCTCTTCGTCGGTGTCGTGCCGCGCTTCATCGTCAGCGGCGTGACCTCGCCGACAACCCCCGCCGCCCTCGACACCACGACCTCCCAGGCGCGCTCCTGGCTCGCCGTCTGGAGCGCCGATCCGCCCGACCCGCCGGCGCTCCTCCCGCTGCCCGACCAGTCCTACGTGCTGGTGGACGCCTTCGTCCCCGGCGGCGGCAACTGGATGATCCGGGCCTTCGGCAGCGAGCAGGGAATCACCGAGATTCCGACCCTCGGCGAATGGGGCCTCGCCGCCCTGGCCCTCGCCCTCCTCGCCGCCGGCGTCGTCCTTCTCCGGCGCCGCTGCCGATGCGGCGTGGGTGCCGCGCTGGCGCTCGCCCTGCTCGCGCTCGCCGCGCCAGCCGGCGCGGTGACGATCGACGACTTCAACGTCAACATGCCCGCCCTGCTTAGCGCCCCGCCGCAACAGAGCTCGAATACTGCCAACGCCGCGATTCTCGGCGGGAACCGCGGCGTGGTGCTGGACAACCTGTCCGGCTCCGGCCCGACGACGGTGAACGTGACGGGCGGAAACCTCGTCTTCACCGTCACCGCGACGACGCCCGACTCGCGCGGCGAAGCGCGTCTTTCGTGGGATGCCGACACGAACCCGCTCGTCCTCTCGACGGGAGGGTTCAATCCCGGGGTCGATCTCACCGCCGGAAATACGAGCGGATTTCAGATCGGATTCACCTCTTCGACCGTCGCTGCCGAAATCGAGATCACCGTCCACGACGACAACGTGGTCGCGAACTCCTCGCGCGCCGTGCGGCGCGTCGCCGTGGGCGGTGCGCAACTTGTGCGGATCCCGTTCAGCGAGTTTCGCACCTCCGGCTCGGCCCCCGCCAACTTCGCCGACGTCCGCGCGGTCGAGCTGACCATCCGGGCGGGCGAGGGGACTTTCTCGATCAACGAGTTCATCACCTCGCCTCCGGCCCTCGCGGCGACCAAAGTGGATCAACAGGTCCTCGACGTCGACGGCGACACGCGGGTCGATCCGGGTGATCGGGTGCGCTATACGGTGACGGTCACCAACACCGGCAACGAGGCGCTCGCGGTCGATCTCTCCGACACCGTCGACGCCAACACCACTCTGGTCGCCGCTTCGGTCTCCTCGACTCCCGTGGCGCACAACGACCAGTATGGCTGGTTCGGCAATGTCACCTTCGCGACCGACGGATCGGCCACGAAGCCCGATCTCCTCGATAACGACCAGGACGCCGACGGCGACACCCTCACCGTCCAGAGCGGCACCTTCCCGGCGACCACTGCCCAGGGCGGCACGTTGACTCTGATCTCCGCCGCGACGGGCGAGTTCACCTACAGCCCTCCGGCCGGCTTCGCCGGCGTCGACAGCTTCAACTACACGATCCTCGACGACAACGGCAACACCTCGACCGCGTCGGCGAACATCACCCTCGACGGCGTGATCTGGTTCGTCGACGACTCGAACACGACGCCCCCGCATCTCGGGACGCTCGCCGATCCGTTTCAGACGCTGGCCTCGGTCAACAGCGGCAGCGACCCCGACCAGCCCGGCGACACCATCTTCGTCTTCGACGACGACGGCACGGCATACGCCGGCGGCCTCGTCCTCGAAGCCGACCAGACGCTTCTCGGCGAAGCCGCGGGACTCATCCTCGACGGCACGACGATCGTCCCGGTCGGCGGCCGGCCGCAGATCACCAACGCCGCGGGTGTCGGCCTTTCGCTTTCGACGAACAACACACTCGGCGGCTTCGACATCCAGAACACCTCCGGCGCCGGCATTTTCGGCTCGGCCTTCGGCACGCTGACCGCGACGAACGTGAACGTCCTCACCACCGGCGGCGCGACGCTCGATCTCACCACCGGCGCCCTCTCTTCTGTGGTCTTCGGAACGCTCTCCTCGACGGGCGCGGGCGGCCAGCGCGGCCTGAATCTCGCCACCCTTACCGGCAGCCTGACGGCGACCACCACGAGCCTGACCAATCCGACGACCGACGGCATCCTGGTGAGCGGCTCCGCCGGCGCCTCCTTCAGCTTCGGCGCCACCACCGTCACCGACAACGCGATCGGCTCCGGCGCGACGGCGGACGGCATCGACATCGCGACTGGCAACGCCGGCTCGACCTTCAACTTCGCGAGCCTAGCGGTCACCAGCGACGCCGGCGCCGGCCTCCGCGCGAGCAGCAGCGGCACGATCAACCTCAGCGGCACCGGGAACTCCATCGTCTCCACCGGCGGGGCAGCGGTCGATGTCACCTCGACGAGCTTCGGCTCCGGCGTGACCTTCGCGACCCTCACCTCGACCAACAGCACCGGCAAGGGTGTCAACCTCGACACCGTCACCGGTAGCTTCACCGCCAACGGCGGCTCGATCAGCGGCGCCACGGTCGGTTGCTTCGACGTCAACGCCGGTTCCGGCAACATCACCTACACCGGAAACATCACCTGTCCGGTGGGCAGGATCGTCGACATCACCGCCCGCACCGGGGGCACGATCGCTCTCTCCGGCAACCTCTCGGCGACCGGCTCCGGCTCCGGCATCAACGTCGCGAGCAACAGCGGCGGCACGGTCAACTTCAGCGGCACCTCGAAGTCTCTCGGCACGACCACCGGCGCCGCCGTCACCCTCGCCACCAACACCGGCGCCACCATCAACTTCACCGGCGGCGGCCTGGCGATCACCACCACCTCCGGCAGCGGCTTCAATGCCACCGGCGGGGCGACCGCGATTACGGTTCAAGGCGCCGGCAACACGATCGCCTCCACGACCGGGACGCCGCTCAACGTCGCCAACTCGGCCATCGGCGCCAGTGGCCTCACCTTCCAGAGCATCGCTGCAAACGGGGCGGCGAGCGGGATCTCGCTCAACACCACAGGCTCCTCCGGCGGCCTCACGGTCACCGGGACGGGGACCACCGATGGCAGCGGCGGAACGATTCAGAACACCTCCGGGCGGGGTGCCGCTTTCATCAGCACCGCCGCCATCTCGCTGAGCAACATGAACTTCACCAGCGCAGGTACCAGCGACCTGGATGCCGACAACTCCGGCCTTTCGACCGGCGACAACCTGGCGACGAACGCGGCCATCCACCTGCAGACGGTGACCGGCGCCACTTTGACGAACTTGAACATCACGGGAGGCGCAGAGCAGGGCATCAACGGCAACGCCGTCTCGAACTTTGCGTTGAGCAATAGCTCGATCGTGGACGTCGGCAACGGCCCGGACGAGGATGGGATCCACTTCTTCAACATGTCCGGCACGAGCTCGATAACGAACAACACGTTCACCTGCACGGTCGCGACGCACAACACCACGGGCGGCGACGATCACATCAATTTGCAGATGCAGTCCGGGACGCTCAACCTCACGATTTCCGGCGGAAGCGCCAACAATGCCAACAAGGGCAGCGGCTACCTGATGGGCATTCGCGGGACTGCGAGCGCGACGGTGACGGTCGACGGCGTTACGTCCGACAACAACTTCAGCGGCGGTATCGTGATCGACACCTTCGACACCGCGACATCCGTCATCGAGATCAAGAACAGCTCGAGCATCAACAACAACGATGCCATCTCGCTGAGCAGCAACAACGGCAACACCAAGTTCGACATCCACGACAACGTCAGCTTCGCCGGCACCGATTTCGTACGGATCAACATTCTGAAGGCGGCGTTCTCGACAACCGGGACGCTGGAGGGCAAGATCCGCAACAACCCGATCGTCGTAACGGACGGCCAGGCCGCGGACGGTATCATCGTCGCCCAGCGCGGCGACGGGACGCTCACGGTCAGCATCACGAACAACACCTTCACCTATCGCGGCACTCAACGGCCGATCAACATCCTAGGTGGCCAGGACGGATCCGGCCAGCTCAATGCGACCGTCACCGGAAACAGCATCGACATGCAGCTCGACGGCACCGGCAACGCGGTGACCGGGATCTTCGCGCAGACAGCTGTCGCCTCCCCCAGCGGCGACAACACGAACATGTGCGCCGACATCGGCGGGGCTGGAGGGCTGCGAAACGTCTTCACGCATTCCATGGGCGGGAACATGGTGGCTGGAGAGATCCGTGTCCGCCAGCGGTTCGTGACGACGGTCACGCTTCCCGGGTATGGCGGAGCGAACAACGACGACGCCGCGGTGGTGACATATCTTGCCGGCAGGAATACACTCGTGAACGTACCCTCGGCGACGGCGACGAACGAAGTCGGCGTGACCGTGGGTGCGGGCGGATTCGTCAACGCGGCCTCCTGTCCGCAACCGGTTTTCCCTTGA
- a CDS encoding phage tail protein, which produces MAEPFLSEIRIMSFAFAPKGWALCNGQLLPINQNQALFSLLGTTFGGDGRVNFALPDLRARTPIHVGSGHTLGERGGEQAHTLSIAEIPQHLHLVQASTDTGDQQDAAAHVLATVPGRIYSDPTNLVALRADTVTNVGGSQAHLNMQPFLTLSFCIALQGIFPSPT; this is translated from the coding sequence ATGGCCGAACCCTTTCTGAGCGAGATCCGCATCATGAGCTTCGCCTTCGCGCCCAAAGGCTGGGCACTGTGCAACGGCCAGCTGCTGCCGATCAACCAGAATCAGGCGCTCTTCTCGCTCCTCGGCACCACCTTCGGCGGCGACGGGCGGGTCAACTTCGCGCTTCCCGATCTGCGCGCGAGAACACCGATCCATGTCGGTTCCGGCCATACGCTCGGTGAGCGAGGGGGAGAGCAGGCGCATACGCTCTCGATTGCGGAGATTCCGCAGCATCTCCATCTCGTTCAGGCGAGCACCGACACCGGCGACCAGCAGGATGCGGCGGCGCACGTTCTGGCCACCGTTCCCGGCCGGATCTACAGCGATCCTACGAACCTAGTCGCGCTACGTGCCGACACGGTCACGAACGTCGGCGGGAGCCAGGCGCACCTCAACATGCAACCGTTCCTGACACTCTCCTTCTGCATCGCACTTCAAGGCATCTTTCCGAGCCCCACCTGA